One window from the genome of Spiractinospora alimapuensis encodes:
- a CDS encoding sensor histidine kinase — protein sequence MRLFSRVDPEILRGVLLPVGWWTTRGAVVRDAVLWLALTVLTGAGTVVAQVIPSSHVLSLLATMAVVAVVVVLTRPCPLLGVVVAVVACLWSPMFFLAVICAAYLAGRRMPRLSLAIVLLDLIALAGISYGIVTAILEWGWWINSAFWMVFALILPWLVGVHRRQEQQLAAAGWEHAAQLEREHQIAREQARLRERSRIAQDMHDSLGHELSLIALRAGALELDAEIGERHRQGAGELRAHATAATERLQEIIGVLREQGDSVPLDPAGEDIDTLVERASASGADILLERSGAEPEGEQPAMVERAVYRVVQEALTNAAKHAPGARITVQLHRGDENTVVRVHNAAGRRDAPSTLSGGSGLVALAERVRVAGGAFEAGPAEDGGFAARAEFGHSAVGIAETEEKRTAPPGIAVAMRAAQRKSRRGFAVLVVVAVLAILVFGVGGVFTIFTSDEITANVVTDSELDTISVGQDREQVEERLNGVDPFKPVHSDVESPPPPPGAICEFYIPSDLFAGGNEFIRLCYENDVLTAVDRVEG from the coding sequence GTGCGCCTATTTTCCCGTGTGGATCCCGAGATTCTGCGGGGTGTCCTGCTGCCGGTGGGCTGGTGGACCACCCGCGGTGCCGTCGTCCGTGACGCCGTGCTCTGGCTGGCCCTGACGGTCCTGACCGGAGCCGGTACCGTCGTCGCCCAGGTCATCCCGTCCTCCCACGTGCTGAGCCTGTTGGCCACCATGGCGGTTGTCGCGGTCGTGGTGGTGCTCACCCGCCCCTGCCCCCTCCTCGGGGTCGTGGTGGCGGTCGTGGCGTGCCTGTGGTCACCCATGTTCTTCCTCGCCGTGATCTGCGCCGCCTACCTGGCGGGCCGACGAATGCCCCGGTTGAGTCTCGCCATCGTCCTCCTCGACCTGATCGCCCTGGCCGGGATCAGCTACGGGATCGTCACCGCGATCCTGGAGTGGGGCTGGTGGATCAACTCCGCGTTCTGGATGGTGTTCGCCCTCATCCTGCCGTGGCTGGTCGGGGTGCACCGCCGCCAGGAACAGCAGCTCGCCGCCGCGGGGTGGGAGCACGCCGCGCAGCTCGAACGGGAACACCAGATCGCGCGCGAGCAGGCGCGGCTGCGGGAGCGGTCCCGGATCGCCCAGGACATGCACGACTCCCTCGGGCACGAGCTCAGCCTGATCGCGCTACGCGCCGGTGCGTTGGAACTCGACGCGGAGATCGGTGAACGCCACCGGCAGGGAGCGGGTGAGCTGCGCGCCCACGCCACCGCCGCCACCGAACGCCTCCAGGAGATCATCGGGGTGCTCCGCGAACAGGGGGACTCCGTCCCGCTGGACCCCGCCGGCGAGGACATCGACACGCTCGTGGAACGGGCCAGCGCGTCCGGCGCGGACATCCTCCTGGAACGCAGCGGGGCCGAACCGGAGGGCGAGCAGCCGGCCATGGTCGAGCGGGCCGTCTACCGCGTCGTACAGGAGGCCCTCACCAACGCCGCGAAACACGCGCCGGGCGCGCGGATCACGGTCCAGCTCCACCGGGGCGACGAGAACACCGTCGTGCGGGTGCACAACGCGGCCGGGCGTCGGGACGCGCCGTCGACGCTGTCCGGCGGCAGCGGGCTGGTCGCGTTGGCCGAACGGGTTCGGGTCGCCGGGGGAGCGTTCGAGGCGGGGCCCGCCGAGGATGGTGGTTTCGCGGCGCGCGCGGAGTTCGGACACAGCGCGGTCGGGATCGCCGAGACCGAGGAGAAGCGCACCGCGCCACCCGGGATCGCGGTCGCCATGCGCGCCGCGCAGCGCAAGTCACGTCGCGGCTTCGCGGTCCTGGTGGTCGTCGCGGTCCTCGCCATCCTCGTGTTCGGAGTGGGAGGGGTATTCACCATCTTCACCAGCGACGAGATCACGGCGAACGTCGTGACCGACTCCGAGCTCGATACGATCTCCGTGGGGCAGGACCGGGAACAGGTCGAGGAACGACTGAACGGCGTGGACCCGTTCAAGCCCGTGCACTCCGACGTCGAGTCACCACCACCGCCGCCGGGCGCGATTTGCGAGTTCTACATCCCCTCGGACCTCTTCGCCGGTGGGAACGAGTTCATTCGGTTGTGTTACGAGAACGACGTGCTGACAGCGGTGGACAGGGTGGAGGGTTAA
- a CDS encoding response regulator: MIRVLLADDEAMIRAGVRAILASDAEIDVVVEVGDGRAAIEECSQHRPDVALLDIRMPKLDGLAAAAEIRRACPNTAVVMLTTFGEDAYIARALSLGASGFLLKAGDPRELLQGVHAVADGAAFLSPKVAKRVITEFTGETMSRGSAARERVATLTDREREVLALVGAGLSNAEIARRLHVVEGTVKSYVSQILTRLDERNRVRAAILAYEAGIVKHRE; the protein is encoded by the coding sequence GTGATTCGGGTCCTGCTCGCGGACGACGAGGCGATGATCCGGGCCGGAGTACGAGCGATCCTCGCCTCGGACGCCGAGATCGACGTGGTCGTCGAGGTCGGGGACGGACGCGCGGCGATCGAGGAGTGTTCCCAGCACCGGCCGGACGTCGCCCTCCTGGATATTCGGATGCCGAAACTCGACGGGCTGGCCGCCGCCGCGGAGATTCGCCGAGCCTGCCCGAACACGGCGGTCGTCATGCTGACGACGTTCGGCGAGGACGCCTACATCGCGCGCGCCCTGAGCCTCGGGGCGAGCGGGTTCCTGTTGAAGGCCGGCGACCCGCGTGAACTCCTCCAGGGGGTGCACGCGGTGGCCGACGGCGCGGCGTTCCTTTCGCCCAAGGTCGCCAAGCGCGTCATCACCGAGTTCACCGGCGAGACGATGAGCCGTGGTTCGGCCGCCCGGGAGCGGGTCGCCACCCTCACCGACCGGGAACGCGAGGTGCTCGCACTGGTCGGCGCGGGCCTGTCCAACGCCGAGATCGCGCGGCGCCTGCACGTGGTGGAGGGAACGGTGAAGAGCTACGTGAGTCAGATCCTGACGCGTCTGGACGAACGCAACCGGGTCCGGGCCGCGATCCTCGCCTACGAGGCCGGCATCGTGAAGCACCGAGAGTGA
- a CDS encoding HD domain-containing protein produces MMEKTPERHELERRWRDLVGDGPGPASVRDDVLRRYGEPHRRYHTPTHLCAVLRAVDALASACVDVSAVRMAAWFHDAVYKGAAGTDEEESAQLALRLLPQVGVEPSRVDDVARLVRLTATHAPTSSDADGQVLCDADLSILGAAREEYRAYADAIRQEYAHVPTPLFREGRIRVLRTLGDRTPLFHTPLARKWWEESARRNIAAEITTLRAASAP; encoded by the coding sequence ATGATGGAGAAGACTCCGGAGCGCCACGAACTGGAGCGACGCTGGCGCGACCTGGTGGGGGACGGCCCCGGCCCGGCGTCCGTGCGCGACGACGTGCTCCGCCGCTACGGTGAGCCGCATCGTCGCTACCACACGCCCACCCACCTGTGCGCTGTGCTGCGTGCCGTGGACGCGCTGGCGTCGGCGTGCGTGGACGTGTCCGCGGTGCGGATGGCGGCGTGGTTCCACGACGCGGTGTACAAGGGAGCGGCCGGAACCGACGAGGAGGAGAGCGCCCAGCTCGCCCTGCGGCTCCTGCCTCAGGTAGGCGTCGAACCGTCGCGGGTCGACGACGTGGCCCGCTTGGTGCGCCTCACCGCGACCCACGCACCCACGTCCTCCGACGCCGACGGTCAGGTGCTGTGTGACGCCGACCTGTCCATCCTGGGGGCGGCGCGGGAGGAGTATCGCGCCTACGCCGACGCGATCCGGCAGGAGTACGCACACGTCCCGACTCCGCTCTTCCGGGAGGGACGCATCCGGGTGCTGCGGACACTGGGCGACCGGACACCGCTGTTCCACACCCCCCTGGCACGAAAGTGGTGGGAGGAGTCAGCTCGAAGGAACATCGCGGCCGAGATCACCACGCTGCGGGCGGCGTCGGCGCCGTAG
- a CDS encoding DUF4031 domain-containing protein codes for MAILIDPPNWPGPRGLMWSHLVSDVSLAELHAFARRLDVPERAFDRDHYDVPETLHAKAVSLGAYATSSQELLARLTAAGLRRRRRPQRGDLGRDVPSS; via the coding sequence GTGGCCATCCTGATCGATCCGCCGAACTGGCCGGGACCTCGCGGCCTCATGTGGTCCCACCTCGTGAGCGACGTTTCCCTCGCCGAGCTCCACGCGTTCGCCCGACGCCTGGACGTCCCCGAGCGGGCGTTCGACCGCGACCACTACGACGTCCCCGAGACGTTGCACGCCAAGGCGGTGAGCCTGGGCGCGTACGCGACCTCGAGCCAGGAGCTGCTCGCCCGGCTCACCGCGGCGGGGCTACGGCGCCGACGCCGCCCGCAGCGTGGTGATCTCGGCCGCGATGTTCCTTCGAGCTGA
- a CDS encoding Lrp/AsnC family transcriptional regulator, with protein MESTDLDQVDRDIMAELQRDARLSFNELSRRVRLSSPAVAERVRRMEQRGVLTGYHAHVDPAKAGLPVTALVRMQCYGPTCLLRDDSTRGRPEITQLFRVTGDACCVLVVAVASMGHFERLIDQLAEHGRPSSTMVLSTPIPWRGVAPTSHPSPTTDAQDLRTGGRGAT; from the coding sequence ATGGAATCCACAGATCTTGACCAGGTCGATCGCGACATCATGGCCGAACTCCAGCGAGACGCCCGGCTCTCCTTCAACGAGCTGTCCCGGCGGGTGCGGCTCTCCTCCCCGGCCGTGGCGGAGCGGGTCCGCCGCATGGAGCAGCGTGGGGTCCTCACCGGCTATCACGCGCACGTCGACCCCGCGAAGGCGGGACTCCCGGTGACGGCGTTGGTGCGGATGCAGTGCTACGGGCCGACGTGCCTGCTGCGCGACGACTCCACCCGCGGCCGGCCGGAGATCACCCAGCTGTTCCGGGTCACCGGCGACGCCTGTTGTGTGCTGGTCGTCGCCGTCGCCTCCATGGGGCACTTCGAGCGCCTGATCGACCAGCTCGCCGAGCACGGGCGACCGTCCAGCACGATGGTGCTGTCCACGCCGATCCCCTGGCGTGGCGTCGCTCCAACGTCCCACCCGAGCCCCACCACGGACGCCCAGGACCTTCGGACCGGGGGGCGGGGCGCCACATAG
- a CDS encoding tryptophan 2,3-dioxygenase, with amino-acid sequence MPVTDRQRRDDDPTLDFREGTPYARYGGIDTLLSLQHPRTAQPAETGFLITTQVMELLFKLLAHEWTQARDALEDDQVPTALAALRRSSRAQEVLVDSWDLLAALTPGEFAAFRDGLGEASGVQSGTYRELEFLLGNKSAAMLRPHRDSPGTLARLRAVLAEPSLYDASLRLLSRRGVAVPHDHVARDWTQPYESDPGVEAAWATVYAEESPDNDASQLAELLVDTAERVTRWRQRHLLVVRRSLGAKPGTGGSSGVEWLRRNAERDVFPELWSLRNTM; translated from the coding sequence ATGCCAGTCACGGACCGACAGCGGCGCGACGATGACCCCACCCTGGACTTTCGTGAGGGAACGCCCTACGCGCGCTACGGCGGCATCGACACGCTGCTGAGCCTGCAACACCCGCGTACGGCCCAGCCAGCGGAGACAGGCTTCCTCATCACCACCCAGGTGATGGAGCTGCTGTTCAAGCTCCTGGCGCACGAGTGGACGCAGGCGCGGGACGCACTGGAGGACGACCAGGTACCGACCGCCCTGGCCGCGCTGCGTCGGTCGAGCCGGGCGCAGGAGGTCCTGGTGGACTCCTGGGACCTGTTGGCCGCGCTGACTCCCGGAGAGTTCGCGGCGTTCCGCGACGGACTGGGAGAGGCCTCCGGCGTCCAGTCCGGCACGTATCGGGAACTGGAGTTCCTGCTGGGCAACAAGTCCGCCGCGATGCTTCGCCCACACCGGGACTCGCCCGGAACACTCGCCCGACTGCGGGCCGTCCTCGCTGAGCCAAGTCTGTACGACGCCTCTCTGCGGCTGTTGTCCCGCAGGGGCGTCGCCGTCCCGCATGACCACGTGGCCCGGGACTGGACCCAGCCCTATGAGAGCGACCCAGGCGTGGAGGCCGCGTGGGCCACGGTCTACGCCGAGGAGTCGCCCGACAACGACGCGTCGCAACTCGCCGAACTACTGGTGGACACCGCCGAGCGGGTGACACGCTGGCGGCAGCGCCACCTCCTCGTGGTGCGCCGCTCCCTCGGGGCGAAGCCGGGAACCGGCGGTTCCAGCGGGGTGGAGTGGCTGCGTCGCAACGCCGAGCGCGACGTCTTCCCCGAACTGTGGTCACTGCGGAACACGATGTAA
- the kynU gene encoding kynureninase, with translation MSAQRDECVRRDAADPLSSLREEFVLPDGVIYLAGNSLGALPRSVPGRVGDVLEKEWGQGLVGSWNAAGWWEAPRRIGARVASLVGAEPAEVVVGDGTSANLFKAVVAGMRLRPDRRAVVGERGNFPTDLYITDGASELLGVEHRRVDPTVEGITSALAEGDVGAVLLSHVDYRTGTLRDMRALTALVQEHDAVMIWDLCHSVGAVPLELSRCNVDFAVGCTYKYLNAGPGAPAFTYVATRHHGTARQPLTGWHGHAAPFSAADAYHPAPGASAFLSGSQPIVADAALEASLEVWEQVDQSALRAKSLALTDIFIEGARAAGFEVLTPLDHAHRGSQVALRHPHAYPIVRALAARGIVGDFREPDVLRFGFAALYLRHVDAYDAASVLGEVVRSEEWREERFQARSTVT, from the coding sequence GTGAGCGCACAGAGGGACGAGTGTGTCCGTCGGGACGCGGCCGATCCGCTGTCCTCCTTACGGGAGGAGTTCGTCCTGCCCGACGGAGTCATCTATCTGGCCGGAAACTCTCTCGGGGCGTTGCCGCGCTCCGTCCCGGGGCGCGTTGGCGACGTGCTCGAGAAGGAGTGGGGCCAGGGGCTCGTCGGTAGCTGGAACGCCGCCGGCTGGTGGGAGGCACCCCGACGCATCGGCGCCCGTGTCGCCTCCCTCGTCGGAGCGGAGCCGGCCGAGGTGGTGGTCGGCGACGGCACCTCGGCGAACCTGTTCAAAGCGGTCGTCGCCGGGATGCGCCTGCGTCCCGACCGTCGCGCCGTCGTGGGGGAACGGGGGAACTTCCCCACCGATCTCTACATCACCGACGGGGCCTCGGAACTCCTCGGTGTCGAGCATCGCCGCGTGGATCCGACGGTGGAGGGGATCACGAGCGCTCTCGCCGAGGGCGACGTCGGTGCGGTCCTGCTGAGCCACGTCGACTATCGCACCGGCACCCTCCGGGACATGCGCGCGTTGACCGCGTTGGTGCAGGAGCACGACGCGGTGATGATCTGGGACCTCTGCCACAGCGTCGGCGCGGTGCCGCTGGAGCTCTCCCGGTGCAACGTGGACTTCGCCGTCGGGTGCACCTACAAGTACCTGAACGCCGGACCGGGTGCCCCCGCCTTCACCTACGTCGCGACGCGGCACCACGGCACGGCCCGTCAACCGCTCACCGGGTGGCACGGACACGCCGCCCCGTTCTCCGCCGCAGACGCCTACCATCCGGCCCCGGGCGCGAGCGCCTTCCTCAGCGGCTCCCAACCCATCGTCGCCGACGCCGCGCTCGAGGCGAGTCTGGAAGTGTGGGAACAGGTCGACCAGTCGGCCCTCCGCGCGAAGAGTCTCGCCCTCACCGACATCTTCATCGAGGGCGCGCGAGCCGCCGGCTTCGAAGTCCTGACCCCTCTCGACCACGCCCATCGGGGAAGCCAGGTGGCCCTGCGCCACCCCCACGCCTACCCCATCGTGCGCGCCCTCGCGGCCCGAGGCATCGTCGGTGACTTCCGCGAACCCGATGTCCTGCGGTTCGGCTTCGCCGCCCTCTACCTCCGCCACGTCGACGCCTACGACGCGGCCTCCGTTCTGGGAGAGGTCGTTCGCTCCGAAGAGTGGCGCGAAGAACGCTTCCAAGCGCGCTCCACCGTGACCTGA
- a CDS encoding dihydrolipoamide acetyltransferase family protein, whose protein sequence is MTGRDFALPDLGEGLTEAEILRWLVDEGDAVAVDAPVVEVETAKTSVVVPCPYAGTVTRLHAPAGTVVPVGSPLITITEDAATSSSDTDDEEGSGPVLVGYGTRRRTGSTAGRGDVPVQASRVPVVPSDGHGPSTTVATGRVAVVSPLVRRIAREHGIDATTLAGTGEGGLVLRRDVEAAIAARVGAVNGASSAPGPDARTVDEAVHRIPLRGARRTMAEHLARSRQEIPEATVWVDVDATEFLATRAAINAAAPDHPVSVLGLLARICVAGLRRYPVLNATVDTSGGEILRHEGIHLGVATHTEHGLVVPVVRDAGTMTTRDLSHAVADTVSAARARELPPDRYRGGTFTVNNYGVFGVDGSAPIINHPEAAMVGMGRITRRPWIVETGEGEQVVPRSVTTLTLVFDHRVCDGGVAGGFLRFVADHMENPRALLGEF, encoded by the coding sequence GTGACGGGACGGGACTTCGCCCTTCCGGACCTGGGAGAGGGGCTCACCGAGGCGGAGATCCTACGGTGGCTGGTCGACGAGGGTGACGCCGTGGCCGTCGACGCGCCCGTTGTGGAGGTGGAGACCGCCAAGACCTCCGTGGTCGTTCCGTGCCCGTACGCCGGGACCGTGACCCGGCTGCACGCCCCCGCGGGCACGGTCGTGCCGGTTGGCTCACCCCTGATCACCATCACCGAGGACGCGGCCACGTCCAGCTCGGACACCGACGACGAGGAGGGGTCCGGCCCGGTGCTGGTGGGCTACGGCACGCGCCGGCGGACCGGCTCCACCGCCGGCCGGGGCGACGTCCCAGTCCAGGCCTCACGAGTGCCCGTGGTGCCGTCCGACGGTCACGGGCCGTCCACGACGGTGGCGACCGGCCGCGTCGCGGTGGTCTCGCCGCTCGTGCGCAGGATCGCCCGCGAACACGGCATCGACGCGACCACCCTGGCTGGCACGGGTGAGGGCGGGCTCGTCCTGCGTCGAGACGTGGAGGCGGCCATCGCGGCCCGGGTCGGAGCTGTCAATGGCGCCAGCTCCGCCCCGGGCCCGGACGCGCGGACCGTGGACGAAGCGGTCCATCGGATCCCGCTGCGGGGCGCGCGGCGCACCATGGCCGAGCACCTCGCCCGGTCCCGGCAGGAGATTCCCGAGGCGACGGTCTGGGTCGACGTGGACGCCACGGAGTTCCTCGCCACCCGCGCGGCCATCAACGCTGCGGCACCCGACCACCCGGTGAGCGTGCTCGGGCTGCTCGCCCGGATCTGCGTCGCGGGACTCCGTCGATATCCGGTCCTCAACGCCACCGTCGACACGTCCGGCGGTGAGATCCTGCGACACGAGGGGATCCACCTGGGGGTCGCCACGCACACCGAACACGGCTTGGTGGTACCGGTGGTGCGTGACGCGGGAACCATGACGACGCGCGACCTGTCCCACGCCGTGGCGGACACGGTCAGCGCGGCGCGCGCCCGTGAACTCCCGCCGGACCGATACCGAGGCGGCACCTTCACCGTGAACAACTACGGCGTGTTCGGTGTCGACGGCTCCGCGCCGATCATCAACCACCCTGAGGCCGCGATGGTGGGGATGGGCCGGATCACCCGGCGGCCCTGGATCGTTGAGACCGGGGAGGGCGAGCAGGTCGTGCCGCGTTCGGTGACGACGCTGACCCTGGTGTTCGACCATCGGGTGTGTGACGGCGGTGTGGCCGGCGGGTTCCTGCGGTTCGTCGCCGACCACATGGAGAACCCACGTGCCCTACTCGGAGAGTTCTGA
- a CDS encoding alpha-ketoacid dehydrogenase subunit beta: MSETLTMAAALNRALGDAMRADPDVVVYGEDVGILGGVFRITDGLTEEFGEERCFDSPLAEAGILGTAIGMAMNGLRPVVEMQFDAFAYPAFQQVVSHLAKLRNRTRGAVSMPVVVRIPYGGGIGGVEHHADASEAYYAHTPGLRVVSPSTPADAYTMLRESIASPDPVIFLEPKRLYWSKGPVNTTDPGAALDRAARRREGTDLTLIAYGATVEIAEEGAALAAEDGYSAEVLDLRSLAPFDDETVTESVRRTGRAIVVHEAQGFVGYGAEVAARVSEQCFHYLEAPVLRVCGLDIPYPPPKLEDLHLPSAERVLDAVRRLQWESAWTATDGEDRAAVSAGVAHTAGSTGGAS, translated from the coding sequence GGGATCCTCGGCGGCGTGTTCCGCATCACCGACGGACTCACCGAGGAGTTCGGTGAGGAGCGGTGCTTCGACTCTCCGTTGGCCGAGGCCGGAATCCTGGGCACCGCGATCGGCATGGCGATGAACGGCCTCCGGCCCGTCGTCGAGATGCAGTTCGACGCGTTCGCCTACCCCGCCTTCCAGCAGGTGGTGTCGCACCTCGCCAAGCTCCGCAATCGGACTCGCGGCGCGGTGTCCATGCCGGTGGTCGTCAGGATTCCGTACGGAGGCGGCATTGGCGGGGTGGAGCACCACGCGGACGCGTCCGAGGCCTACTACGCCCACACCCCGGGCCTGCGCGTCGTCAGCCCCTCCACGCCCGCCGACGCCTACACGATGCTGCGGGAATCGATCGCCAGCCCCGACCCGGTCATCTTCCTCGAGCCCAAGCGCCTGTACTGGAGCAAGGGACCGGTGAACACCACCGATCCCGGAGCCGCGCTGGACCGCGCGGCGCGCCGCCGCGAGGGCACCGACCTGACCCTGATCGCCTACGGCGCGACAGTCGAGATCGCGGAGGAAGGCGCCGCCCTGGCCGCGGAGGACGGCTACTCCGCTGAGGTGCTGGACCTACGCAGCCTCGCTCCGTTCGACGACGAGACGGTGACGGAGTCCGTACGTCGTACGGGGCGCGCGATCGTCGTCCACGAGGCGCAGGGCTTCGTGGGGTACGGCGCGGAGGTCGCGGCCCGGGTGTCGGAGCAGTGTTTCCACTATCTCGAGGCCCCGGTCCTGCGGGTGTGTGGTCTGGACATCCCCTACCCGCCGCCCAAACTGGAGGATCTGCACCTGCCGTCGGCGGAGCGAGTCCTGGACGCGGTACGCCGCCTGCAGTGGGAGTCCGCGTGGACCGCCACCGACGGCGAGGATCGGGCTGCGGTCTCCGCGGGCGTCGCCCACACCGCCGGCTCGACCGGGGGTGCGTCGTGA